A DNA window from Jaculus jaculus isolate mJacJac1 chromosome 1, mJacJac1.mat.Y.cur, whole genome shotgun sequence contains the following coding sequences:
- the Tsen15 gene encoding tRNA-splicing endonuclease subunit Sen15, whose amino-acid sequence MEERGASEPRPGCSGSEPGGVRGGGHAHAWAPEDAWMGTHPKYLEMMELDIGDATQVYIAFLVYLDLMESKSWHEVNCVGIPELQLICLVGTEIEGEGLQTVVPTPISASLSHNRIREILKASRKLQGDPDSPMSFTLAIVESDSTIVYYKLTDGFMLPEPQTISLRR is encoded by the exons ATGGAGGAGCGCGGCGCCTCCGAGCCCAGGCCGGGCTGTAGCGGCTCCGAGCCGGGCGGTGTCCGCGGTGGTGGCCATGCTCACGCGTGGGCTCCCGAGGACGCGTGGATGGGCACCCACCCTAAG TATTTAGAAATGATGGAATTAGATATAGGAGATGCCACCCAAGTTTATATAGCATTCTTGGTTTACCTGGATCTCATGGAGA GTAAAAGTTGGCATGAAGTAAACTGTGTGGGAATACCAGAACTACAGCTCATCTGCCTAGTTGGCACCGAGATAGAAGGGGAAGGGTTACAGACTGTGGTGCCTACAcctatttctgcttccctcaGCCATAACAG GATAAGGGAAATCTTGAAGGCATCTCGAAAACTGCAAGGTGACCCAGACTCACCGATGTCTTTCACTTTGGCCATAGTGGAGTCGGATTCCACCATAGTCTATTACAAACTGACTGATGGATTCATGCTGCCAGAGCCTCAG ACTATTTCTCTTAGAAGATGA